Proteins from a genomic interval of Vibrio casei:
- a CDS encoding AAA family ATPase has product MKLTLIRGLPGSGKSTFAKVLAKKTDAVHFETDMYFVDDSGEYRFAPNHLEKAHQWCQQQTYHALLQGKSVIVSNTFVRYWEMKAYKEMANKLNVKLEIQVCRGNYGSIHDIEPSTIIKMKSKWQN; this is encoded by the coding sequence TGGAAAATCAACTTTCGCAAAGGTTCTCGCAAAGAAAACGGATGCGGTCCACTTCGAAACGGATATGTATTTTGTTGATGATTCTGGTGAATATCGATTTGCTCCAAATCATTTAGAGAAGGCGCATCAATGGTGTCAGCAGCAGACTTATCATGCTTTATTACAAGGCAAGAGTGTTATTGTGTCGAATACTTTTGTTCGTTACTGGGAAATGAAGGCCTATAAAGAGATGGCTAATAAACTGAATGTTAAGTTAGAGATTCAAGTGTGTAGAGGTAATTATGGCAGTATTCATGATATTGAGCCGAGTACGATCATAAAAATGAAATCCAAATGGCAAAATTAA